A single Musa acuminata AAA Group cultivar baxijiao chromosome BXJ2-1, Cavendish_Baxijiao_AAA, whole genome shotgun sequence DNA region contains:
- the LOC135598549 gene encoding protein RESPONSE TO LOW SULFUR 4-like — translation MAPAIAVHTEGAGRQGLGLRKAAPASEVEELRRRNAELEREVRERRAREEDVRAELERTRARLRVAEEAEESLCAQLGELEAEAVTDARACNLRIKELSDQLELARRAILTRSSSSLSSFSDGS, via the coding sequence ATGGCTCCTGCAATTGCGGTACACACCGAAGGCGCCGGAAGGCAAGGCCTAGGTCTGAGGAAGGCGGCGCCTGCGTCGGAGGTGGAGGAGCTGAGGCGGCGGAACGCGGAGCTGGAGCGGGAGGTGAGGGAGCGGCGGGCGAGGGAGGAGGATGTGCGGGCGGAGTTGGAGCGGACGAGGGCGCGGCTGCGGGTGGCGGAGGAGGCAGAGGAGAGCCTGTGCGCGCAGCTGGGAGAGCTGGAGGCGGAGGCCGTCACCGACGCCCGTGCCTGCAACCTCCGCATCAAGGAGCTCTCCGACCAGCTCGAGCTCGCACGCCGCGCCATCCTCACCCgatcctcttcctctctttcctCGTTCTCCGATGGATCGTGA
- the LOC103975019 gene encoding protein NRT1/ PTR FAMILY 6.3: MRKKRSIIFFFLLPLKIHLLVQQVVMKTNTVGLPETSAASGEVLSDAWDYKGRLAVRSRTGGWTGAAMILVVELNERLATLGIAVNLVTYLTGTMHQGNADAANVVTNFMGVSFMLCLLGGFVADAYLGRYLTVGIFTAVQASGVTILTISTALPGMHPPPCADTASGSCAEASGLQMGVLYLALYLTALGTGGLKSSVSGLGSDQFDETNSGEKAQMLKFFSWFFFFISLGSLLAVTVLVYIQDHLGRRWGYGLCASSIVVGLVVFLAGTRRYRFKKLAGSPLTQIATVVVAAWRKRGLELPSDPSLLHDIDAKQAAAAENGSRKSKAKQRLAHTKQFRFLDRAAINVNTIADKHSKWELCTITDVEEVKTVIRMLPIWATTIMFWTVYAQMTTFSVSQANTMDRHVGRSFEIPSGSLTVFFVGSILITVPIYDRVIVPVAKRLTGNPHGFTPLQRIGIGLGLSALAMASAALTEIKRLRVARSDPAALEMGATVPLSVFWLIPQFFLVGAGEAFTYVGQLDFFLRECPKGMKTMSTGLFLSTLSLGFFVSTALVAAVDSITGQSGHGAWLADNLNHGKLNNFYWLLAALCLVNLMVYLVAAKWYVYKDQRPAVDDDNVARVELTEETFHHA, translated from the exons ATGCGCAAGAAGAGaagcatcatcttcttcttcctcctccctctgaaAATTCATCTACTAGTGCAACAAGTGGTGATGAAGACCAACACGGTGGGATTGCCCGAGACCTCCGCAGCATCCGGCGAGGTGCTATCCGACGCCTGGGACTACAAGGGCCGCCTCGCTGTCCGTTCCCGGACCGGCGGCTGGACCGGCGCCGCCATGATTCTGG TGGTGGAGCTGAACGAGAGGTTGGCGACGCTGGGGATCGCGGTGAACCTGGTGACGTACTTGACGGGCACCATGCACCAGGGCAATGCCGATGCCGCCAACGTCGTCACCAACTTCATGGGCGTCTCCTTCATGCTCTGCCTCCTCGGTGGTTTCGTCGCCGACGCCTACCTCGGCCGCTACCTCACCGTCGGCATATTCACCGCCGTTCAGGCTTCC GGCGTGACCATTCTGACCATATCGACCGCTCTGCCGGGGATGCACCCGCCTCCGTGCGCCGACACGGCGTCCGGAAGCTGCGCTGAGGCCTCCGGGCTGCAGATGGGGGTGCTCTACCTGGCGCTGTACCTGACGGCGCTCGGCACCGGAGGGCTCAAGTCGAGCGTGTCCGGGTTAGGCTCCGACCAGTTCGACGAGACGAACAGCGGAGAGAAGGCGCAGATGCTGAAGTTCTTCAGctggttcttcttcttcatcagcctCGGCTCGCTGCTCGCCGTGACGGTGCTGGTGTACATCCAGGACCACCTGGGCCGGCGGTGGGGGTACGGGCTGTGCGCCTCGTCCATCGTCGTTGGGCTGGTGGTGTTCCTCGCGGGGACGAGGAGGTACAGGTTCAAGAAGCTGGCGGGGAGCCCCCTGACGCAGATCGCgacggtggtggtggcggcgtgGAGGAAGCGAGGCCTCGAGCTGCCGTCGGATCCTTCCCTGCTGCACGATATCGACGCGAAGCAGGCGGCGGCGGCAGAGAACGGATCAAGGAAGAGCAAGGCGAAGCAGAGGTTGGCTCACACCAAGCAGTTCCG TTTCCTGGACAGGGCTGCCATCAACGTGAACACTATCGCGGACAAGCACAGCAAATGGGAGCTCTGCACCATCACTGACGTGGAGGAAGTGAAGACTGTGATCCGGATGCTGCCTATCTGGGCCACGACCATCATGTTCTGGACCGTCTACGCCCAGATGACCACCTTCTCGGTGTCGCAGGCCAACACCATGGACCGCCACGTCGGCCGCTCCTTCGAGATCCCGTCCGGCTCCCTCACCGTCTTCTTCGTCGGTTCCATCCTCATCACTGTGCCAATCTACGACCGCGTCATCGTCCCCGTCGCCAAGCGCCTCACCGGCAACCCCCACGGCTTCACCCCGCTCCAGCGCATCGGCATCGGCCTCGGCCTGTCTGCCCTGGCCATGGCCTCCGCTGCCCTCACCGAGATCAAGCGCCTCCGGGTGGCCCGGTCGGATCCGGCCGCCCTCGAGATGGGCGCCACTGTCCCCCTCAGCGTATTCTGGCTCATCCCGCAGTTCTTCCTGGTGGGCGCCGGCGAGGCCTTCACCTACGTCGGCCAGCTGGACTTCTTCCTCCGGGAGTGCCCCAAGGGGATGAAGACCATGAGCACGGGCCTGTTCCTGAGCACGCTGTCGCTGGGGTTCTTCGTCAGCACCGCGCTGGTGGCGGCGGTGGATAGTATCACGGGGCAGAGCGGCCACGGTGCGTGGCTCGCCGACAACCTCAACCACGGTAAGCTCAACAACTTCTACTGGCTGCTGGCGGCCCTGTGTCTGGTGAACTTGATGGTCTACCTGGTGGCCGCCAAGTGGTACGTGTACAAGGACCAACGACCGGCGGTGGACGACGACAATGTGGCCCGGGTCGAGCTGACGGAGGAAACCTTTCACCATGCATGA